A single genomic interval of Methylobacterium bullatum harbors:
- the erfK_5 gene encoding putative L,D-transpeptidase ErfK/SrfK — protein MSEAKLGHRFDVDGIEPARPLSAATMILSLSSIRILLTQATTLLVLGGCVAGPGIDADLARRRSVEAPPTGYAALTSDRFPVEAVDTARIDPAYLRREIDYVTSEPVGTIVVDTAARYLYLVEPGGRARRYGVGVGAEGMTWSGVARVGAKQEWPDWYPTKEMIARRPDIPAMLSQLRSGRGIAGGKANPVGARGLYLWRDGRDTLYRIHGTLEPYTIGQAVSSGCIRMIDQDVIDLYARVAIGTKVVVLPPASAAGGSEAGGEANDGIGEAG, from the coding sequence ATGTCCGAGGCTAAGCTTGGCCATAGATTCGACGTGGATGGGATCGAGCCTGCGCGACCTCTCTCGGCGGCCACTATGATCCTCTCCCTCTCGTCGATCCGCATCCTCCTGACACAGGCGACGACCCTTCTCGTCCTCGGCGGTTGCGTCGCGGGACCGGGTATCGACGCCGATCTCGCCCGGAGGCGGTCCGTTGAGGCTCCGCCCACCGGCTATGCCGCCCTGACATCGGATCGCTTTCCAGTGGAGGCGGTGGATACGGCGCGGATCGACCCCGCCTATCTGCGGCGCGAGATCGACTACGTCACGTCGGAGCCGGTCGGCACCATCGTGGTCGATACGGCGGCTCGCTACCTGTACCTGGTCGAACCCGGCGGACGTGCCCGGCGCTACGGCGTCGGTGTCGGCGCTGAGGGAATGACCTGGTCCGGCGTCGCGCGGGTCGGCGCGAAGCAGGAATGGCCGGATTGGTATCCGACCAAGGAAATGATCGCCCGGCGCCCGGATATCCCGGCAATGCTGTCACAGCTTCGGAGCGGCCGAGGCATCGCCGGCGGCAAGGCCAACCCGGTCGGCGCGCGGGGGCTCTATCTCTGGCGCGACGGCCGGGACACCCTCTACCGGATCCACGGCACCCTCGAACCCTACACGATCGGACAGGCCGTCTCGTCGGGCTGCATTCGGATGATCGACCAGGACGTCATTGACCTCTACGCCCGTGTCGCGATCGGCACGAAGGTGGTCGTCCTGCCGCCGGCCTCCGCGGCGGGAGGGTCCGAGGCGGGCGGCGAGGCGAACGACGGAATAGGCGAAGCGGGATAG
- the tqsA_2 gene encoding AI-2 transport protein TqsA: MATPTPAEAASPQAPKAGSAGAKSSAGAQSSVSGKSGISRATPLRDPMLPPRATRIVAAESLPPSLASPLIVTALIVSGLYIGRDVLIPIAIAVLLSFVLGPIVYLLRRLRFGRFLSVAASVVMALGVAAALATLIGVQLADLAKDVPRYRTTIEKKVEGLRDSPAGRLADYVANIGRTMHQGGEESAKPEPPKPEAGKPNAPPPEKPVVVEVKERAPDPLALANTILSPILHPLATIGIVFIVLLFLLMQREDLRDRMIRLVGSSDLHRTTVAMDDAARRLSRYFLVQLALNAAFGMVIGICLSVIGVPNPALWGIFSALMRFVPYIGAALAALFPLALAAAVDPGWSMVIATLAVFLILEPLTGHVIEPMLYGQSTGMSPFAVLVSALFWTWLWGPVGLLLSTPLTVCLVVLGRHVDKLEFLDVLFGDRPALTPVENFYQRILADDPEEAEEHAELILKECSLSSYYDDVVLKGLELAARDAARGVLTPEQKNDIRDTVAVLIAGLDRREVEVPDDDFAIPDDIPEAWKQDGAVLCVTGRSFVDESACTILAQLLNKRGIGTRIVPFSDVARVQIDGFDPGPARMICIVSLAINGEPTHLRRLVGRLKNRMPGLPIVVGLWQADHEILNDEGQRAAIGADTHVSSLDAALQAVLAQAGTTASVATAESTEPEIPPETPPELPPSAPVAAAIAT; this comes from the coding sequence ATGGCGACACCCACCCCGGCTGAAGCCGCATCGCCGCAGGCGCCGAAGGCGGGGTCCGCGGGTGCCAAGAGTTCTGCCGGTGCCCAGAGTTCCGTGAGTGGCAAAAGCGGCATCTCCCGTGCGACGCCTCTGCGGGATCCGATGCTGCCGCCCCGGGCGACGCGCATCGTGGCGGCCGAATCGCTCCCGCCCTCGCTGGCCTCGCCCCTCATCGTCACCGCGCTGATCGTCTCCGGCCTCTATATCGGCCGCGACGTCCTCATTCCCATCGCCATCGCGGTCCTGCTCTCCTTCGTGCTGGGCCCCATCGTCTACCTGTTGCGGCGCCTGCGTTTCGGGCGGTTCCTGTCGGTGGCGGCCTCCGTCGTCATGGCTCTCGGGGTGGCGGCGGCTTTGGCCACCCTCATCGGGGTCCAGCTGGCGGATCTGGCCAAGGACGTGCCCCGCTACCGCACCACGATCGAGAAGAAGGTCGAGGGCCTGCGCGACAGCCCGGCTGGGCGGTTGGCCGACTACGTCGCCAATATCGGCCGGACCATGCACCAGGGCGGGGAGGAGAGCGCGAAGCCCGAGCCTCCGAAGCCGGAGGCCGGCAAGCCCAACGCGCCGCCGCCAGAGAAACCCGTCGTCGTCGAGGTGAAGGAACGGGCGCCGGACCCGCTGGCCCTGGCCAACACCATCCTGTCACCGATCCTGCATCCGCTGGCCACCATCGGCATCGTCTTCATCGTGCTGCTGTTCCTGCTGATGCAACGCGAAGACCTGCGCGACCGCATGATCCGCCTCGTCGGGTCGAGCGATCTCCACCGGACCACCGTGGCGATGGACGATGCCGCGCGGCGTCTCAGCCGCTACTTCCTGGTCCAGCTCGCGCTCAACGCCGCCTTCGGCATGGTGATCGGGATCTGCCTCTCCGTCATCGGCGTGCCGAATCCGGCCCTCTGGGGCATCTTCTCGGCGCTGATGCGGTTCGTGCCCTATATCGGCGCGGCCCTGGCGGCCCTGTTCCCCCTGGCCCTGGCGGCGGCGGTCGATCCCGGCTGGTCGATGGTCATCGCCACCCTCGCGGTATTCCTCATCCTCGAACCGCTGACGGGGCATGTCATCGAGCCGATGCTCTATGGGCAGTCCACCGGTATGTCGCCCTTCGCCGTGCTGGTCTCGGCCTTGTTCTGGACATGGCTGTGGGGACCCGTCGGCCTGCTGCTGTCGACGCCGCTCACCGTCTGCCTCGTGGTGCTCGGCCGCCACGTGGACAAGCTCGAATTCCTCGACGTCCTGTTCGGCGACCGGCCGGCCCTGACCCCGGTGGAGAATTTCTACCAGCGCATCCTCGCCGACGATCCGGAAGAGGCCGAGGAGCATGCCGAGCTGATCCTCAAGGAGTGTTCGCTTTCCTCCTATTACGACGACGTGGTGCTGAAAGGACTCGAACTTGCCGCCCGCGACGCGGCGCGCGGGGTGCTCACGCCGGAGCAGAAGAACGACATCCGCGACACGGTGGCGGTCCTCATCGCCGGCCTCGACCGCCGCGAGGTCGAGGTGCCCGACGACGACTTCGCCATCCCCGACGACATCCCCGAGGCCTGGAAGCAGGACGGCGCGGTCCTGTGCGTGACGGGGCGCAGCTTCGTCGACGAATCGGCCTGCACGATCCTGGCCCAGCTCTTGAACAAGCGCGGCATCGGCACCCGAATCGTTCCCTTCTCCGACGTGGCCCGGGTTCAGATCGATGGGTTCGATCCCGGCCCGGCCCGGATGATCTGCATCGTATCCCTCGCCATCAACGGGGAGCCGACGCATCTGCGCCGCCTCGTCGGACGGCTGAAGAACCGCATGCCGGGCCTGCCCATCGTCGTCGGTCTCTGGCAGGCCGATCACGAGATCCTCAACGACGAAGGTCAGCGGGCGGCGATCGGCGCGGATACGCATGTGTCGTCTCTCGACGCCGCGTTGCAGGCCGTCCTGGCCCAGGCCGGTACCACGGCCTCGGTCGCGACAGCGGAGTCCACCGAACCCGAAATTCCACCAGAGACACCACCCGAATTGCCGCCATCCGCGCCCGTCGCCGCCGCCATCGCCACCTGA
- the mobA gene encoding Molybdenum cofactor guanylyltransferase, whose translation MAPVLGVVLAGGLSRRMGGGDKPLRMLAGRTLLDRVVERFAPQCGLGLILNANGDPARFAAFPGPVVPDGVPDHPGPLAGILAALDHAAAHHPSATHVASVTGDAPFLPLDLVERLQTGLSGAPVAMASSAGREHFTVALWAVSLRDDLHASLVQRGERRVGAFLRRHGAVAVDWPADPVDPFLNINTPEDLAMAEAVLRAS comes from the coding sequence ATGGCGCCCGTCCTCGGGGTGGTCCTGGCCGGCGGCCTGTCCCGCCGGATGGGCGGCGGCGACAAGCCGCTGAGAATGCTCGCGGGCCGCACCCTTCTCGACCGGGTGGTGGAGCGGTTCGCGCCGCAATGCGGCCTCGGGCTCATTCTCAACGCCAACGGGGACCCGGCCCGGTTCGCGGCATTCCCCGGGCCGGTCGTGCCGGACGGGGTGCCCGACCATCCGGGACCGCTCGCCGGCATCCTCGCCGCCCTCGACCATGCGGCTGCGCATCACCCCTCGGCGACGCATGTGGCCAGCGTCACGGGCGACGCGCCGTTCCTGCCCCTCGACCTGGTGGAACGTCTGCAGACCGGGCTTTCCGGCGCGCCCGTCGCCATGGCCTCCTCGGCCGGGCGAGAGCATTTCACCGTGGCGCTCTGGGCGGTGTCGCTCCGCGACGATCTCCACGCCTCCCTCGTCCAGCGCGGCGAGCGCCGCGTCGGCGCGTTCCTCCGCCGTCACGGAGCCGTGGCGGTGGACTGGCCGGCGGACCCGGTCGATCCATTCCTCAACATCAATACGCCGGAGGATCTGGCGATGGCGGAGGCCGTCCTGAGAGCCTCCTGA
- the pldB gene encoding Lysophospholipase L2, translated as MLTLASTPGNPVPPGGTLVVVHADDGIRLRAAHWRPTTRLVKGTVCLLQGRAEFIEKYYETISELRRRGFAVVAFDWRGQGESQRQVSDAHRGHVARFDDYRRDLKAIEDAILRPLMPHPHMCLAHSMGGAVALTGAMDGWLPFARLVTVAPMLSIRMIRFPAASFFLARVLHRLGLGRSYIPFGKPASLATKPFAGNRLSGDPARYERNAQAARAVGASAVGDPSVGWIVGAFRAMARLADPRKAALIRIPTLVIGAGADPVCDTAITERFVGRLSSGFLLVLPDARHEILSERDAIRDDFWAAFDAFVPGTVVSERAEHADTGRAVAAAMTP; from the coding sequence ATGCTAACCCTTGCTTCCACGCCCGGAAATCCGGTCCCTCCGGGGGGAACGCTGGTTGTCGTCCATGCAGATGACGGGATTCGGCTGAGGGCGGCCCATTGGCGACCGACGACCCGGTTGGTGAAGGGAACGGTGTGCCTGCTGCAGGGGCGGGCCGAGTTCATCGAAAAATATTACGAGACCATCTCGGAGCTGCGCCGGCGCGGGTTCGCCGTTGTCGCGTTCGATTGGCGGGGCCAGGGCGAATCACAACGGCAGGTCTCCGATGCGCATCGCGGCCACGTCGCGCGTTTCGACGATTATCGCCGCGATCTCAAGGCGATCGAGGATGCGATCCTGCGGCCGCTGATGCCACATCCGCATATGTGCCTGGCCCATTCCATGGGCGGCGCCGTGGCGCTGACCGGGGCGATGGATGGGTGGCTGCCCTTCGCCCGCCTCGTCACGGTGGCGCCGATGCTGTCGATCCGGATGATCCGTTTCCCGGCGGCGTCGTTCTTCCTTGCTCGTGTGCTGCATAGGCTGGGTCTCGGGCGCAGCTACATCCCGTTCGGCAAGCCGGCCTCATTGGCGACGAAACCGTTCGCGGGAAACCGCCTCTCGGGCGATCCCGCTCGCTATGAACGCAATGCCCAGGCGGCCCGGGCCGTCGGCGCCAGCGCCGTGGGGGATCCGAGCGTGGGCTGGATCGTCGGCGCGTTCCGGGCGATGGCGAGGCTCGCCGATCCGCGAAAGGCCGCCTTGATCCGCATTCCGACTCTCGTGATCGGCGCCGGCGCCGATCCTGTGTGCGACACCGCGATCACGGAGCGGTTCGTGGGCCGCCTCTCCTCAGGCTTCCTCCTCGTCCTGCCCGACGCCCGTCATGAGATCCTTTCGGAACGCGACGCGATCCGAGACGATTTCTGGGCGGCTTTCGATGCCTTCGTACCGGGGACGGTCGTGTCGGAAAGGGCTGAACACGCCGATACGGGGCGGGCCGTCGCCGCCGCGATGACGCCGTGA
- a CDS encoding hypothetical protein (60 kDa SS-A/Ro ribonucleoprotein homolog), with protein MSYAKLFSLRRNPQSEPISRTVPNSAGGHAFPVSDWTRLDRFLVLGSEGGSYYAGPVALTRDNAQAVLRCLAEDGPRVVAAIVAVSEAGRAPKQDPAIFALALAASAEGEHALATRRAALAALPRVCRTGTHLFQFASAVEAMRGWGRGLRRAVADWYVARPVEALAYQAVKYRSRNGWSHRDLLRLAHPETGEPDRAALFDWICRGTLAEAAPALVHAFAAVQAPGVNGASAAAMIRTHGLPWEALPTELMTSRAVNEALIERMPMGALVRQLGRLTAAGVLAPFSEGTEHVRAVLSDRERILKARLHPMALLIALKTYASGRGERGRLSWEPVAVIVEALNAAFYTAFASVTPTGKRLVLALDVSGSMAMGGVAGSSLTPREAAAAMALVTAATEERWQVVGFTAGAGRRRNEGTALTALPIGQSMRLDAAVAATADLPFGGTDCSLPMRWALERNVQADAFVVYTDSETWAGPVHPVEALRAYRRKTGIDAKLVVVGLVSNGFSIADPEDAGMLDVVGFDAAAPALIADFLRV; from the coding sequence ATGTCCTATGCCAAGCTGTTCTCGCTCCGGCGCAATCCGCAGTCGGAGCCCATTTCCCGTACCGTGCCGAACTCGGCCGGCGGACACGCTTTCCCGGTGAGCGACTGGACGCGGCTCGACCGCTTCCTGGTGCTCGGCTCCGAGGGCGGCTCGTACTATGCCGGCCCCGTCGCCCTGACGCGCGACAACGCCCAGGCCGTGCTGCGGTGCCTCGCGGAAGACGGCCCGCGCGTGGTCGCCGCCATCGTGGCGGTGAGCGAGGCCGGACGGGCTCCGAAGCAGGATCCGGCGATCTTCGCCCTGGCGCTCGCCGCCTCGGCGGAGGGCGAGCATGCCCTCGCCACCCGCCGGGCCGCCCTGGCCGCCCTTCCGCGCGTCTGCCGCACGGGTACGCACCTGTTCCAGTTCGCGTCCGCCGTCGAGGCGATGCGCGGTTGGGGCCGCGGCCTGCGCCGCGCGGTGGCCGATTGGTACGTCGCCCGCCCCGTGGAGGCCCTTGCCTACCAGGCGGTGAAGTATCGTTCGCGCAACGGCTGGTCGCACCGCGATCTGCTGCGGCTGGCTCATCCGGAGACGGGCGAGCCGGATCGCGCTGCCCTGTTCGACTGGATCTGCCGCGGCACCCTAGCCGAGGCGGCGCCGGCCCTCGTCCACGCCTTCGCCGCGGTGCAGGCGCCGGGCGTCAACGGGGCCTCGGCCGCGGCGATGATCCGCACGCACGGACTGCCGTGGGAGGCGCTGCCGACCGAGCTGATGACGAGCCGGGCGGTGAACGAGGCGCTGATCGAGCGCATGCCGATGGGAGCCCTCGTGCGTCAGCTCGGGCGGCTCACGGCGGCGGGCGTGCTCGCCCCCTTCTCGGAGGGGACCGAGCATGTCCGGGCAGTGCTGTCGGACCGGGAGCGCATCCTCAAGGCGCGTCTCCACCCGATGGCGCTGCTCATAGCGCTCAAGACCTACGCGTCGGGGCGCGGTGAGCGCGGCCGGCTCTCCTGGGAGCCGGTGGCCGTCATCGTCGAGGCGCTGAACGCCGCGTTCTACACGGCGTTCGCGTCGGTGACGCCCACGGGCAAGCGTCTCGTCCTGGCCCTCGACGTGTCGGGGTCCATGGCGATGGGAGGCGTGGCCGGGTCCTCGCTCACCCCGCGTGAGGCGGCCGCCGCGATGGCGCTCGTCACCGCGGCGACCGAGGAGCGCTGGCAGGTCGTCGGCTTCACGGCCGGTGCCGGCCGGCGCCGGAACGAGGGCACGGCACTGACCGCGCTGCCGATCGGGCAGTCGATGCGGCTCGACGCGGCGGTGGCAGCCACGGCCGACCTGCCCTTCGGCGGGACGGATTGCTCGCTGCCCATGCGCTGGGCCCTGGAGCGGAACGTCCAGGCCGACGCCTTCGTGGTCTACACGGACTCGGAGACGTGGGCGGGGCCGGTCCACCCGGTGGAGGCTCTGCGTGCGTACCGGCGGAAGACCGGGATCGACGCCAAGCTCGTGGTCGTGGGGCTCGTCTCCAACGGCTTCAGCATCGCCGACCCGGAGGATGCCGGCATGCTCGACGTGGTGGGCTTCGACGCCGCCGCGCCGGCGCTGATCGCGGATTTCCTCCGCGTCTGA
- the apbC gene encoding Iron-sulfur cluster carrier protein, with protein MQRGVRAAVPACLARRNILAITRDDVLKALSAVTVDAGGTTLPASGRLSQVVVDPTNRVMFSILIDPSEAERFEPVRRKAEGTVLAMAGVSGVFASLTSERGPNQPAPPTQAAAPQPPQPGRPAPPRTGPALPGVRHIVAVASGKGGVGKSTTACNLALALSAQGLKVGLLDADIYGPSVPKLFGLSGKPKVIEERLLAPMDGYGIKVMSIGFLIEPETAMIWRGPMVQSAITQMLREVAWGELDILVVDMPPGTGDAQLTMAQATPLSGAVIVSTPQDLALIDARRGVTMFRKVSVPILGVIENMATFICPNCGHASHIFGHGGARDEAARLDVPFLGEIPLNMTIRETSDSGRPVVAVDPDGPHAKVYRGIAAQLWANLTGGPAPRAAPRIVIE; from the coding sequence ATGCAGAGGGGCGTCCGGGCCGCCGTGCCCGCCTGCCTCGCCCGGAGAAACATCTTGGCCATTACTCGCGACGACGTGCTCAAGGCGCTGTCCGCCGTCACCGTCGATGCCGGCGGGACCACGCTGCCCGCATCGGGCCGCCTCTCGCAAGTGGTGGTCGACCCCACCAACCGGGTCATGTTCTCGATCCTGATCGACCCGAGCGAGGCGGAGCGCTTCGAGCCGGTTCGGCGCAAGGCCGAGGGCACCGTCCTGGCCATGGCCGGCGTCTCCGGCGTCTTCGCCAGCCTCACCTCGGAGCGCGGCCCGAACCAGCCCGCCCCGCCGACGCAGGCCGCCGCTCCGCAGCCGCCCCAGCCGGGACGGCCCGCGCCTCCGCGCACCGGCCCCGCCTTGCCCGGCGTGCGCCACATCGTAGCCGTCGCCTCCGGCAAGGGCGGCGTCGGCAAGTCCACCACCGCCTGCAACCTCGCCCTCGCCCTCTCGGCGCAGGGGCTGAAGGTCGGGTTGCTCGATGCCGACATCTACGGCCCCTCGGTGCCCAAGCTGTTCGGCCTGTCCGGCAAGCCGAAGGTGATCGAGGAGCGCCTGCTGGCGCCGATGGACGGCTACGGCATCAAGGTGATGTCCATCGGCTTCCTCATCGAGCCCGAGACGGCGATGATCTGGCGCGGTCCGATGGTGCAGTCCGCCATCACCCAGATGCTGCGCGAGGTCGCCTGGGGCGAGCTCGACATCCTCGTGGTCGACATGCCGCCGGGCACCGGCGATGCCCAGCTCACCATGGCCCAGGCGACGCCGCTCTCGGGCGCCGTCATCGTCTCGACGCCGCAGGACCTGGCGCTCATCGACGCGCGGCGGGGGGTGACGATGTTCCGCAAGGTCTCGGTGCCGATCCTTGGCGTCATCGAGAACATGGCGACCTTCATCTGCCCGAATTGCGGCCATGCCTCGCACATCTTCGGTCATGGCGGCGCCCGTGACGAGGCCGCGCGGCTCGACGTGCCGTTCCTCGGCGAGATCCCCCTGAACATGACCATCCGCGAGACCTCCGATTCCGGCCGTCCCGTGGTGGCGGTGGACCCGGACGGGCCGCACGCGAAGGTCTATCGCGGCATTGCCGCGCAGCTCTGGGCCAACCTCACCGGCGGGCCGGCCCCCCGCGCCGCGCCCCGCATCGTCATCGAGTAA
- the ydaG gene encoding General stress protein 26: MHQGNHRDHEGAKKLFELVKDIKVAMMTTADQDGKLYSRPMWSQDTDENGDIWFFTKLHSPKTAEIGKDNQVNLAYSDPSSQTYVSIAGKAEIVTDQAIVDDKWSESMKTWFPNGKDDPEVALIRIHPEKGEYWDSPNATALHIYGYVKAALTGESPKTETKKVDLA, encoded by the coding sequence ATGCATCAAGGCAACCACCGCGACCACGAGGGCGCGAAGAAGCTGTTCGAACTCGTCAAGGACATCAAGGTCGCGATGATGACCACGGCGGATCAGGACGGGAAGCTCTATAGCCGCCCGATGTGGAGCCAGGATACCGACGAGAACGGCGACATCTGGTTCTTCACCAAGCTTCACTCGCCCAAGACCGCCGAGATCGGCAAGGACAACCAGGTCAACCTCGCCTATTCCGACCCGTCGAGCCAGACCTACGTCTCCATCGCCGGCAAGGCCGAGATCGTCACCGATCAGGCCATCGTCGACGACAAGTGGAGCGAGAGCATGAAGACCTGGTTCCCCAACGGCAAGGACGACCCGGAAGTCGCGCTCATCCGCATCCACCCGGAGAAGGGCGAGTATTGGGACAGCCCCAACGCCACGGCCCTGCACATCTACGGCTACGTGAAGGCCGCCCTCACCGGCGAATCGCCCAAGACCGAGACCAAGAAGGTCGATCTGGCCTGA
- the ibpA_3 gene encoding Small heat shock protein IbpA, translating to MRQFDLAPLYRSTVGFDRLFSALDQFVSADAVPTYPPYNIERTGENAYRITVAVAGFTESDLTIEVKENALTLKGERSPDTTRKAEVLHQGIAARGFERRFQLADYVQVTGAALENGLLHIDLVREIPEAKKPRQIQIATSGAAKAPVIEGQVQAAA from the coding sequence ATGCGCCAGTTCGATCTTGCTCCCCTCTATCGCTCTACCGTCGGCTTCGACCGTCTTTTCTCGGCCCTCGACCAGTTCGTGAGCGCCGATGCGGTCCCGACCTATCCGCCCTACAATATCGAGCGCACAGGCGAGAACGCTTACCGTATTACCGTCGCGGTGGCTGGGTTCACCGAATCCGACCTCACCATCGAGGTTAAGGAAAACGCGCTCACGCTCAAGGGCGAGCGTAGTCCCGATACGACCCGGAAGGCCGAGGTTCTTCATCAGGGGATCGCTGCTCGTGGTTTCGAACGCCGGTTCCAGCTTGCCGACTATGTCCAGGTAACGGGTGCGGCCCTGGAGAACGGCCTGCTGCATATCGATCTCGTCCGAGAGATTCCGGAGGCCAAGAAGCCCCGCCAGATCCAGATCGCCACGTCGGGTGCCGCGAAAGCGCCCGTGATCGAAGGTCAGGTGCAAGCAGCGGCGTAA
- the pncB gene encoding Nicotinate phosphoribosyltransferase: protein MLDLATRVYNHNFKIDPIIRSLLDTDFYKLLMAQTIFRRHRDADVTFGIQNRSRSVRIADFVDVGELREQLDHARTVGLSRGESTWLRGNTFYGHRQMFSADFMDWLEGFRLPEYELEARDGQYVLTFHGPWIETTMWEVPALAILNELRSRGVLRALGKFELQVLYARAMTRVWEKIERLKALPGLSIADFGTRRRHGFLWQDWCVEAMREGLGEAFLGTSNCLIAMRREVEAVGTNAHELPMVYSALAEDDAALAQAPYDVLRDWQQDYAGNLLVMLPDTYGTTGFLAHAPDWMTAWTGIRIDSKDPIEGGEEAIAWWASRGCDPHEKLAIFSDGLDIGTIEEIHAHFHGRMRIGYGWGTLLTNDFRGLVPDHGLDPISIVCKVIAANGRPTVKISDNPSKAIGPADEIARYKRVFGIGEMAEMPVIV from the coding sequence ATGCTCGATCTCGCGACGCGGGTGTACAACCACAACTTCAAGATCGACCCGATCATCCGGTCGCTGCTCGACACCGATTTCTACAAACTGCTGATGGCGCAGACGATCTTTCGCCGCCATCGCGACGCCGACGTGACCTTCGGCATCCAGAACCGCAGCCGCTCCGTCCGCATCGCCGATTTCGTCGATGTGGGGGAATTGCGCGAGCAGCTCGACCACGCCCGCACGGTCGGCTTGAGCCGGGGGGAATCGACCTGGCTGCGCGGTAATACCTTCTACGGCCACCGCCAAATGTTCTCGGCCGATTTCATGGACTGGCTCGAAGGCTTCCGCCTGCCCGAATACGAACTCGAGGCACGGGACGGACAATACGTTCTCACCTTCCACGGTCCCTGGATCGAGACCACCATGTGGGAGGTGCCGGCGCTCGCCATCCTCAACGAGCTGCGCTCGCGCGGGGTCCTGCGGGCGCTCGGCAAGTTCGAGCTGCAGGTGCTCTACGCGCGGGCGATGACGAGGGTCTGGGAGAAGATCGAGCGCCTGAAGGCCTTGCCCGGCCTCTCCATCGCCGATTTCGGCACCCGCCGCCGCCACGGCTTCCTGTGGCAAGATTGGTGCGTCGAGGCCATGCGCGAGGGCTTGGGCGAGGCCTTCCTCGGCACGTCGAACTGCCTCATCGCCATGCGCCGCGAAGTCGAGGCGGTGGGCACCAACGCCCATGAACTGCCGATGGTCTATTCCGCGCTGGCGGAGGACGACGCGGCCCTGGCCCAGGCGCCCTACGACGTGCTGCGCGACTGGCAGCAGGATTATGCCGGCAACCTGCTGGTGATGCTGCCCGACACCTACGGCACCACCGGCTTCCTGGCCCATGCGCCGGACTGGATGACGGCCTGGACCGGCATCCGCATCGATTCGAAGGACCCGATCGAGGGCGGCGAGGAGGCCATTGCCTGGTGGGCGTCACGCGGCTGCGACCCCCACGAAAAGCTCGCGATCTTCTCGGATGGGCTCGATATCGGGACGATCGAAGAGATCCACGCGCATTTCCATGGGCGGATGCGCATCGGCTACGGCTGGGGCACCCTGCTCACCAACGATTTCCGCGGGCTGGTGCCCGATCACGGGCTCGATCCAATCTCCATCGTCTGCAAGGTGATCGCCGCCAACGGCCGCCCCACCGTGAAGATCTCGGACAACCCGTCGAAAGCCATCGGGCCGGCCGACGAGATCGCCCGTTACAAGCGCGTCTTCGGCATCGGCGAGATGGCGGAGATGCCGGTCATCGTGTGA
- the hisN_2 gene encoding Histidinol-phosphatase has protein sequence MSVVDLARFMEDLATESGQAILPFFRASFGMDDKGRGTGAFDPVTEADRAAETILRGRIRSTFPTHGIVGEEFGSDHADAECVWVLDPIDGTRAFITGLPTWGTLIGLLHDGVPVRGLMNQPYLGERFVGDGASASFHGIRGPRKLMTRRCERLADALLATTDPRLFAPGDEQDRFRSIEGAVRMSRYGTDCYAYCMLAAGQIDLVVEAGLKAHDIVALIPIIEGAGGVVTAWDGGSAAKGGRIVAAGDVRLHAAALRHLNP, from the coding sequence ATGAGCGTCGTCGATCTCGCACGGTTCATGGAAGACCTCGCCACCGAGTCGGGCCAGGCCATCCTGCCCTTCTTCCGGGCCTCGTTCGGCATGGACGACAAGGGCCGGGGCACCGGCGCCTTCGACCCGGTGACCGAGGCCGACAGGGCGGCGGAGACTATCCTGCGCGGACGGATCCGGAGCACATTCCCCACGCACGGCATCGTCGGCGAGGAGTTCGGCTCCGACCACGCGGATGCCGAATGCGTCTGGGTCCTCGACCCGATCGACGGCACCCGCGCCTTCATCACGGGGCTTCCCACCTGGGGAACGCTGATCGGCCTGCTCCATGACGGCGTGCCGGTGCGCGGGCTGATGAACCAGCCCTATCTCGGCGAGCGCTTCGTAGGCGATGGGGCGAGCGCCTCGTTTCACGGCATTCGCGGCCCGCGCAAGCTCATGACCCGCCGCTGCGAACGCCTCGCCGACGCGCTGCTCGCCACCACCGATCCGCGCCTGTTCGCGCCGGGCGACGAGCAGGATCGCTTCCGGAGCATCGAGGGCGCCGTGCGCATGTCGCGCTACGGCACCGATTGCTACGCCTATTGCATGCTCGCCGCGGGCCAGATCGACCTCGTTGTCGAGGCAGGCCTGAAGGCCCACGACATCGTCGCGCTGATCCCGATCATCGAGGGTGCGGGCGGCGTCGTCACCGCGTGGGATGGCGGTTCAGCCGCGAAGGGCGGCCGGATCGTCGCCGCCGGGGACGTCCGGCTGCACGCCGCGGCCCTGCGCCACCTCAATCCGTAA